Proteins encoded by one window of Halorubrum ruber:
- a CDS encoding DHH family phosphoesterase, with protein MSENTAGDSGTRGDSSPEPDADAAEGTADDRPDHATDDRSQNATDDRPTVYDLAPDCTLEDAEADALYHAEVNGVVDYGVFVDLSDAVSGLVHESNLDGEYAVGDRLIVRLTEVKENGDIAFDDVDPDDYRTEAVAHEPTVSRVRGLTPGDEVTVEGEVVQAKQTGGPTIFAVADASGVLSCAAFESAGVRAYPEVEVGDMVHVAGTIESREDALQLEVDSLKRLPDERAAEARERFEAALEERAEPADVDPLVDWEAFEPIHEDLRELARLLRRTVLAGRPIRVRHHADGDGMCAAIPVQLALENLIEEVHGDPDSPRHLFKRLPSKAPYYEMEDVTRDLNFALEGRARHGQKLPFLLMLDNGSTEEDVPAYENLAHYDIPIAAVDHHHPDPEAVEPLLDAHVNPYLHGEDYRVTTGMMCVELARLIDPSLTEELEHVPAVAGLSDRSKAEAMDDYVALAEEAGYDESDLLDIGEALDYAAHWLRYSEGKTLVNDALNVGCDDEERHEELVEFLSERAERDVERQLDAVDDHVEHERLASGAHLYRIDLDEYAHRFTYPAPGKTTGELHDAKVKETGDPVITIGYGPDFCVLRSDGVRLDIPNMVTELNEELPEAGVSGGGHLVVGSIKFVKGRRSEVIETLVEKMAGAEIDEALSSTIALDD; from the coding sequence ATGAGCGAAAACACCGCCGGGGATTCCGGCACGCGGGGCGATTCGAGCCCCGAACCCGACGCCGACGCCGCGGAGGGGACGGCCGACGACCGGCCGGATCACGCGACCGACGACCGATCGCAGAACGCAACCGACGACCGGCCGACCGTCTACGACCTGGCGCCCGACTGTACCCTCGAAGACGCGGAGGCCGACGCCTTGTATCACGCGGAGGTCAACGGCGTCGTCGACTACGGCGTGTTCGTCGACCTCTCCGACGCCGTGAGCGGACTCGTCCACGAGTCGAACCTCGACGGCGAGTACGCGGTCGGCGACCGGCTGATCGTCCGGCTCACCGAGGTGAAGGAGAACGGCGACATCGCGTTCGACGACGTCGACCCCGACGATTACCGCACCGAGGCCGTCGCCCACGAGCCGACGGTCTCACGAGTCCGCGGCCTGACCCCGGGCGACGAGGTGACCGTCGAGGGCGAGGTCGTCCAGGCGAAACAGACGGGCGGTCCCACCATATTCGCCGTCGCGGACGCCTCCGGCGTCCTCTCCTGTGCCGCCTTCGAGTCCGCCGGCGTCCGGGCGTACCCCGAGGTCGAGGTCGGCGACATGGTCCACGTCGCGGGCACGATAGAGAGCCGCGAGGACGCGCTCCAGCTGGAGGTCGACTCGCTGAAGCGACTGCCCGACGAGCGCGCCGCCGAGGCCCGCGAGCGCTTCGAGGCGGCCCTCGAGGAGCGCGCCGAGCCCGCCGACGTCGACCCCCTCGTCGACTGGGAGGCGTTCGAACCGATCCACGAGGACCTCCGCGAACTCGCCCGGCTCCTCCGCCGGACCGTGCTCGCCGGCCGCCCGATCCGCGTCCGCCACCACGCCGACGGCGACGGGATGTGCGCCGCGATCCCGGTCCAGCTCGCCTTGGAGAACCTGATCGAGGAGGTCCACGGTGACCCCGACTCGCCGCGCCACCTCTTCAAGCGGCTCCCGAGCAAGGCGCCCTACTACGAGATGGAAGACGTCACCCGCGACCTCAACTTCGCCTTGGAGGGTCGCGCCCGCCACGGCCAGAAGCTCCCCTTCCTCCTAATGCTCGACAACGGGTCGACCGAGGAGGACGTGCCGGCCTACGAGAACCTCGCGCACTACGACATCCCCATCGCAGCGGTCGACCACCACCACCCCGACCCCGAAGCGGTCGAGCCGCTGCTCGACGCCCACGTCAACCCGTACCTCCACGGCGAGGACTACCGGGTCACGACGGGGATGATGTGCGTCGAGCTCGCCCGCCTGATCGACCCGTCGCTCACCGAGGAGCTCGAACACGTGCCGGCGGTCGCCGGCCTCTCCGACCGCTCGAAGGCGGAGGCGATGGACGACTACGTCGCGCTCGCCGAGGAGGCGGGGTACGACGAGTCCGACCTCCTCGACATCGGGGAGGCGCTCGACTACGCGGCCCACTGGCTCCGCTACTCCGAAGGGAAGACGCTCGTCAACGACGCCCTGAATGTGGGCTGTGACGACGAGGAGCGGCACGAGGAGCTCGTCGAGTTCCTCTCGGAGCGCGCCGAACGGGACGTGGAGCGCCAGCTCGACGCCGTCGACGACCACGTCGAACACGAGCGGCTCGCCTCCGGCGCGCACCTCTACCGGATCGACCTCGACGAGTACGCCCACCGGTTCACCTACCCCGCACCGGGCAAGACCACCGGTGAACTCCACGACGCGAAGGTGAAAGAGACCGGCGACCCCGTCATCACCATCGGCTACGGCCCCGACTTCTGCGTCCTCCGCTCGGACGGCGTCCGGCTCGACATCCCGAACATGGTGACCGAGCTGAACGAGGAGCTGCCCGAGGCCGGCGTCTCCGGCGGCGGGCACCTCGTCGTCGGCTCCATCAAGTTCGTGAAGGGCCGCCGGAGCGAGGTGATCGAGACGCTCGTCGAGAAGATGGCGGGCGCGGAGATCGACGAGGCGCTCTCGTCGACGATCGCGCTCGACGACTGA
- a CDS encoding Mov34/MPN/PAD-1 family protein yields the protein MRLFRSDELLGIARETLEFVLEASEETHPNEYMGFLRADDARKLDLDREGQVITDVLVIPGTESSPTSATVRTNMKPNDMRSVGSVHSHPNGALRPSDADLATFGQGKVHIIVGAPYGWGDWKAFDNDGTQTTLDVLDVEVPDEHFFDFTQADIDRELDERDSGGFLSWFR from the coding sequence ATGCGACTGTTCCGCTCGGACGAGCTCCTCGGGATCGCCCGAGAGACCCTGGAGTTCGTGCTCGAGGCGAGCGAGGAGACGCACCCCAACGAGTACATGGGGTTCCTCCGCGCGGACGACGCCCGGAAGCTGGACCTCGACCGGGAGGGCCAGGTGATCACCGACGTGCTCGTCATCCCGGGGACGGAGTCGAGCCCGACGAGCGCTACCGTCCGCACCAACATGAAGCCGAACGACATGCGGTCGGTCGGCTCGGTCCACTCGCACCCGAACGGCGCGCTGCGCCCGAGCGACGCCGACCTCGCCACGTTCGGACAGGGGAAGGTCCACATCATCGTCGGCGCCCCCTACGGCTGGGGCGACTGGAAGGCGTTCGACAACGACGGGACCCAGACCACCCTCGACGTGCTCGACGTGGAGGTGCCCGACGAGCACTTCTTCGATTTCACACAGGCGGACATCGATCGCGAGCTGGACGAGCGCGACTCCGGCGGCTTCCTCTCGTGGTTCAGATGA
- a CDS encoding adenylyltransferase/cytidyltransferase family protein: MTRVVAQGTFDLLHPGHVHYLEDAATYGDELHAIVARRTNVTHKPEPILCARQRRDMVEALDAVDEAHLGDPEDVFVPIERLDPDVIVLGFDQHHDEADIADALDSRGIDCRVERASGREPKYEDELLSSGDIVDRILRERGERGEDGDATSP, translated from the coding sequence ATGACGCGGGTCGTCGCGCAGGGGACGTTCGACCTGCTCCATCCCGGCCACGTTCACTACTTAGAGGACGCGGCGACGTACGGCGACGAGCTCCACGCCATCGTCGCCCGCCGCACCAACGTCACGCACAAGCCGGAACCGATCCTCTGTGCCCGCCAGCGGCGCGACATGGTCGAGGCGCTCGACGCGGTCGACGAGGCCCACCTCGGCGACCCCGAGGACGTGTTCGTCCCGATCGAGCGGCTCGACCCCGACGTGATCGTGTTGGGGTTCGACCAGCACCACGACGAGGCCGACATCGCCGACGCGCTCGACTCGCGTGGGATCGACTGCCGCGTCGAGCGCGCGTCGGGGCGGGAGCCGAAGTACGAGGACGAGCTGCTCTCCAGCGGCGACATCGTCGACCGCATCCTGCGCGAGCGCGGCGAGCGCGGCGAAGACGGCGACGCGACATCTCCGTAG
- a CDS encoding heme o synthase, which yields MKIPDKFPAVLAAAAMGVYLLVVVGATTSLTEAATACGGWPACGTGAALPTATAGWIALGHRALAVVVGILVALSAALAWRERADRRVRAALTVALVVYPAQAGVGALVAVGDLPDALGSAHLLLGIGIFGAVLAALAWWLEAETGHPDDAPDDFEPGTDHLPPVEEAPEPSIPSATLPRLKATATAYFRLMKPRLMWLLCLVAAAAMALAQPVATAGAPGFTPPVVAATLAGGALSIGASGTFNHVLERDVDKRMQRTSDRPLATDLVPVPHALAFGGALTLVSLALFWTVNPLTAALGLVAILFYSVVYTLVLKPNTVQNTVIGGAAGALPALIGWAAVTGEVGGGGLLLAAVIFLWTPAHFYNLALAYKDDYERGGFPMMPVVRGETTTRRHILWYLGATLVAAVALAAAADPLGALYAVVGVGVGAVFLWAVVRLHYEQTESAAFRAFHASNAYLGLLLFAVVFDALVV from the coding sequence GTGAAGATTCCCGACAAGTTCCCCGCGGTGTTGGCCGCGGCCGCGATGGGCGTGTACCTGCTCGTCGTCGTCGGCGCGACCACCTCCCTGACGGAAGCGGCGACCGCCTGCGGCGGCTGGCCCGCCTGCGGGACCGGCGCCGCCCTGCCGACGGCGACCGCGGGGTGGATCGCCCTCGGCCATCGAGCCCTCGCCGTCGTCGTCGGGATCCTCGTCGCCCTCTCCGCGGCGCTCGCGTGGCGGGAGAGGGCGGACCGCCGGGTCAGAGCCGCGCTCACGGTCGCGCTCGTCGTTTATCCGGCCCAAGCCGGGGTCGGCGCGCTCGTCGCGGTCGGCGACCTGCCCGACGCGCTCGGCTCCGCCCACCTCCTCCTCGGGATCGGCATCTTCGGCGCCGTCCTCGCGGCGCTCGCGTGGTGGCTGGAGGCCGAGACCGGGCACCCGGACGACGCCCCCGACGACTTCGAGCCCGGCACCGACCACCTCCCGCCGGTCGAGGAAGCGCCGGAGCCGTCGATCCCGTCTGCGACGCTCCCACGGCTGAAGGCGACCGCGACGGCGTACTTCCGGCTGATGAAGCCGCGGCTGATGTGGCTGCTCTGTCTCGTCGCCGCCGCCGCGATGGCGCTCGCGCAGCCGGTGGCGACCGCCGGCGCGCCCGGGTTCACGCCCCCGGTCGTGGCCGCCACGCTGGCCGGCGGCGCGCTCTCCATCGGCGCCTCCGGCACGTTCAACCACGTCCTCGAGCGCGACGTCGACAAGCGGATGCAACGCACCAGCGACCGCCCGCTCGCGACCGACCTCGTCCCCGTCCCGCACGCGCTCGCGTTCGGCGGCGCCCTGACGCTCGTCTCGCTCGCGCTGTTCTGGACGGTGAACCCGCTGACGGCCGCGCTCGGGCTGGTGGCGATCCTGTTTTACAGCGTCGTGTACACGCTCGTCCTCAAGCCGAACACGGTCCAAAACACCGTTATCGGCGGCGCGGCCGGCGCGCTCCCGGCGCTCATCGGCTGGGCCGCGGTGACGGGCGAGGTCGGCGGCGGCGGGCTGCTGCTCGCGGCCGTGATCTTCCTGTGGACGCCCGCGCACTTCTATAACCTCGCGTTAGCGTACAAGGACGACTACGAGCGCGGCGGCTTCCCGATGATGCCCGTCGTGCGCGGCGAGACGACGACCCGCCGCCACATCCTCTGGTACCTCGGCGCGACGCTGGTCGCCGCGGTCGCGCTCGCGGCGGCCGCCGACCCGCTCGGCGCGCTGTACGCCGTCGTCGGCGTCGGCGTCGGCGCCGTCTTCCTCTGGGCGGTCGTCCGGCTCCACTACGAGCAGACGGAGAGCGCGGCGTTCCGCGCGTTCCACGCCTCGAACGCCTACCTCGGCCTGCTGCTGTTCGCCGTCGTCTTCGACGCGTTGGTGGTGTGA
- a CDS encoding SelT/SelW/SelH family protein has product MTRVEVEYCVPCGMLNRAQDVSEAILKQFGEGIDEVALVTGDDGVFVVRVGDEVVFDKTEDEYDVDAIVRAVRPHVGATA; this is encoded by the coding sequence ATGACACGCGTCGAAGTCGAGTACTGCGTTCCCTGTGGCATGTTGAACCGCGCGCAGGACGTCTCGGAGGCGATCCTCAAACAGTTCGGCGAGGGAATTGACGAGGTCGCGCTGGTAACCGGTGACGACGGCGTGTTCGTCGTCCGGGTCGGCGACGAGGTCGTCTTCGACAAGACCGAAGACGAGTACGACGTCGACGCCATCGTCCGCGCGGTCAGGCCGCACGTCGGCGCGACGGCGTAG
- a CDS encoding heavy metal translocating P-type ATPase: protein MTGCTLCDLPTGDDPHTAPDVDGEFCCRGCLTVARSLDDVEDLDDLDARRPDATPGEEFDGETTFLHVDGMHCATCESFLEMTAGEQDGVAAAEASYATDTIRVDYDPDAVDADELPDRLSVAGYSASDRADPDAEDDDAVVRFLIGGGFFGMMAMLWYVLFLYPTYFGYEPIVDLGGVSGTYLFAQIWLFASIVLFYTGYPILRGAYVSLRARQPNMDLLVSLAATSSYAYSTLALLVGRTDLYFDVTIAVILVVTAGNHYESIIKRRATGMLADLTTADDRTVRTEAGETVAADAVDPGDRLLVRPGERVPFDGTVAEGTAAVDEALVTGESLPATKREGDPVRGGTVVTDSPVVIEVGEDAANTLDTLVRLLWEIQSSRSGIQRLVDRLATVFVPLVVAVATVGAAATLALGSAPIDAALVGLTVLIVSCPCALGLATPLAVAAGIRDAAKRGIVVVSDAVFEAAADVDTVVFDKTGTLTDGEMRLLDATAEDGTSVDRVRERAAAVERASIHPVAEAIVAGVLGDAGETSGERPATDGGAAAAADPSDGPPAEVDALDAPAATDVDVFDRGVAGRVDDDEVVVGHPDLFAERGWAVSDRLREAGAAARDRGNVPVYVGWDGRVRGVLTVGDEVRDGWEAVVGDLDADGRRVVVLTGDAPAAATRFAEHPAIDEVFAEVPPEAKAETVRRLGADRSVAMVGDGSNDAPALAAADLGISIASGTDLAADAADAVLLEDRLSAVPELFAVTRGTNRRLKQNLGWAFVYNAVAIPLALSGLLNPLLAALAMASSSILVVTNSARAVFDPD from the coding sequence ATGACAGGCTGTACACTCTGTGACCTCCCGACCGGGGACGACCCGCACACGGCCCCCGACGTCGACGGCGAGTTCTGCTGTCGGGGCTGTCTGACCGTCGCGCGCTCGCTCGACGACGTCGAGGACCTCGACGACCTCGACGCGCGGCGCCCGGACGCGACGCCGGGCGAGGAGTTCGACGGCGAGACGACGTTCCTCCACGTCGACGGGATGCACTGCGCGACCTGCGAGTCGTTCCTCGAGATGACGGCCGGCGAGCAGGACGGGGTTGCGGCCGCCGAGGCGAGCTACGCTACCGACACGATCCGGGTCGACTACGACCCGGACGCGGTGGACGCGGACGAGCTGCCCGACCGGCTCTCGGTCGCGGGGTACTCGGCGAGCGACCGCGCGGACCCGGACGCGGAGGACGACGACGCCGTTGTGCGGTTCCTCATCGGCGGCGGCTTCTTCGGGATGATGGCGATGCTGTGGTACGTCCTCTTCTTATATCCGACCTACTTCGGGTACGAGCCGATAGTCGACCTCGGCGGCGTCTCCGGGACCTACCTCTTCGCGCAGATCTGGCTGTTCGCCTCGATCGTGCTGTTTTACACCGGCTACCCAATCTTGCGCGGCGCGTACGTGAGCCTCCGGGCGCGACAGCCGAACATGGACCTGCTCGTGTCGCTCGCGGCGACGAGCTCGTACGCGTACAGCACCCTCGCGCTGCTCGTCGGCCGGACCGATCTCTACTTCGACGTGACCATCGCGGTCATCCTCGTCGTCACCGCTGGCAACCACTACGAGTCGATAATCAAGCGGCGGGCGACCGGGATGCTGGCCGACCTGACGACGGCCGACGACCGCACTGTGCGGACCGAGGCGGGCGAGACCGTCGCGGCCGACGCGGTCGATCCCGGCGACCGCCTCCTCGTCCGTCCGGGCGAGCGCGTGCCGTTCGACGGGACCGTCGCGGAGGGGACCGCCGCGGTCGACGAGGCCTTGGTCACCGGCGAGTCGCTGCCGGCGACGAAACGCGAGGGCGACCCGGTCCGCGGGGGCACCGTCGTCACCGACTCGCCCGTCGTGATCGAGGTCGGCGAGGACGCGGCGAACACCCTCGACACCCTCGTGCGACTGCTCTGGGAGATCCAGAGCTCGCGGTCCGGGATCCAGCGGCTCGTCGACCGGCTGGCGACGGTGTTCGTCCCCCTCGTCGTGGCGGTCGCGACCGTCGGCGCCGCCGCCACCCTCGCCCTCGGCTCGGCGCCGATCGACGCCGCGCTCGTCGGGCTGACGGTGCTGATCGTCTCGTGTCCGTGCGCGCTCGGGCTCGCCACCCCGCTCGCGGTCGCCGCCGGGATCCGCGACGCGGCGAAGCGCGGCATCGTCGTCGTCTCGGACGCCGTCTTCGAGGCGGCCGCCGACGTCGACACGGTCGTCTTCGACAAGACCGGGACGCTCACCGACGGCGAGATGCGGCTGCTCGACGCGACCGCCGAGGACGGGACCTCGGTCGACCGCGTCCGCGAACGGGCGGCAGCCGTCGAGCGCGCCTCGATCCACCCGGTCGCCGAGGCGATCGTCGCGGGTGTGCTGGGAGATGCCGGAGAGACGTCGGGCGAGCGACCGGCCACCGACGGCGGCGCCGCGGCCGCCGCGGACCCGAGCGACGGCCCGCCGGCCGAGGTCGACGCGCTCGACGCCCCCGCCGCGACCGACGTCGACGTCTTCGACCGCGGGGTTGCGGGGCGCGTCGACGACGACGAGGTCGTCGTCGGCCACCCCGACCTGTTCGCCGAGCGCGGGTGGGCGGTCTCGGACCGGCTCCGCGAGGCGGGAGCGGCCGCCCGCGACCGCGGGAACGTTCCCGTCTACGTCGGCTGGGACGGCCGCGTGCGCGGGGTCCTGACCGTCGGCGACGAGGTGCGCGACGGGTGGGAGGCGGTCGTCGGCGACCTCGACGCGGACGGGCGGCGCGTGGTCGTGCTCACCGGCGACGCGCCCGCGGCCGCGACGCGGTTCGCGGAGCACCCCGCGATCGACGAGGTGTTCGCCGAGGTGCCGCCGGAGGCGAAGGCCGAGACGGTCCGGCGGCTCGGCGCCGACCGGTCGGTCGCGATGGTGGGCGACGGGAGCAACGACGCGCCCGCGCTCGCCGCGGCCGACCTGGGTATCTCGATCGCCTCCGGGACGGACCTCGCGGCGGACGCCGCGGACGCGGTCCTCCTCGAGGACCGGCTCTCGGCGGTCCCGGAGCTGTTCGCCGTCACGCGCGGGACGAACCGGCGGCTGAAGCAGAACCTCGGCTGGGCGTTCGTCTACAACGCGGTCGCGATCCCGTTGGCCCTGTCCGGCCTCCTCAACCCCCTGTTAGCCGCGCTCGCGATGGCGTCGAGCAGCATCCTCGTGGTGACGAACTCCGCGCGCGCGGTGTTCGACCCCGACTGA
- a CDS encoding b(o/a)3-type cytochrome-c oxidase subunit 1, with amino-acid sequence MSTALESEQTFVDKFPDEARVVRAAFLSSFFALFLGAVFGIIQTLHRTDVARIIPSTDYYTVLTAHGVFMVISFTIFFLVGLFTWAVTRSLDRPLLNIKITWTWYGLMATGMTLTGISILAGFVDSIDMSADVLYTFYAPLQAHPLFYAGLAVFIVGTWIAGADWFRTFLAWRRDHPDERIPLQTFMVLTTMTMWYIASSAVAASVLLFLLPWSLGFIEQVNPTLTRTLFWFFGHPVVYFWLMPAYLLWYTVLPKIAGGRLFSDPLARVVFVLFVLLSTPVGIHHQYLDPGIAEGFKFISMTNTMFLLLPSLLTAFTVVASVEYGARKNGGSGLLGWLTHLPWRKPEFTGMMLAGLMFAAGGFSGMVNAGMNINYLIHNTLWVPGHFHLTVGTAVALTMMAGIYWLWPQISNKPIYSSQIGLFQVVLWFIGMALMSNAMHAQGLLGVPRRTAEPEYSGFDYPTMFGGFEELNIQIAIGGTLLFVSTILFLGNLALTMGNPKVAGLAEPLPSPVSGAEDAPQVLDNLRLWVSIALVLVVLAYALPIAAIISRGGLLGPGVGTYPVWLAPLLDALANAAATLLGGIADTSASLAEVVG; translated from the coding sequence GTGAGCACTGCCCTCGAGTCCGAGCAGACGTTCGTCGACAAGTTCCCGGACGAGGCGCGCGTCGTCCGCGCGGCCTTCCTGAGCTCCTTTTTCGCCCTGTTCCTCGGCGCGGTGTTCGGGATCATCCAGACGCTCCACCGGACCGACGTCGCGCGGATCATCCCTTCGACGGACTACTACACCGTCCTCACGGCTCACGGCGTCTTCATGGTGATCAGCTTCACGATCTTCTTCCTCGTCGGGCTGTTCACCTGGGCGGTGACGCGGAGCCTTGACCGGCCGCTGTTGAACATCAAGATCACGTGGACGTGGTACGGGCTGATGGCGACCGGCATGACGCTCACCGGCATCTCGATTCTCGCCGGGTTCGTCGACTCCATCGACATGAGCGCGGACGTACTGTACACCTTCTACGCGCCGCTTCAGGCCCACCCGCTGTTCTACGCCGGACTCGCGGTGTTCATCGTCGGTACGTGGATCGCGGGCGCGGACTGGTTCCGGACGTTCCTCGCGTGGCGGCGCGACCACCCGGACGAGCGGATCCCGCTCCAGACGTTCATGGTGTTGACGACGATGACGATGTGGTACATCGCCTCGTCCGCCGTTGCGGCCTCCGTGCTGCTGTTCCTCCTGCCGTGGTCGCTCGGCTTCATCGAGCAGGTGAACCCGACGCTCACCCGGACGCTGTTCTGGTTCTTCGGCCACCCGGTCGTCTACTTCTGGCTGATGCCGGCGTACCTGCTCTGGTACACCGTCCTCCCGAAGATCGCCGGCGGACGGCTGTTCAGCGACCCGCTGGCCCGGGTCGTGTTCGTGCTGTTCGTCCTCCTCTCGACGCCGGTCGGGATCCACCACCAGTACCTCGACCCCGGCATCGCGGAGGGGTTCAAGTTCATCTCCATGACGAACACGATGTTCCTGCTGTTGCCCAGCCTGCTCACCGCGTTCACCGTCGTCGCGAGCGTCGAGTACGGCGCTCGGAAGAACGGCGGCAGCGGACTGCTCGGCTGGCTCACGCACCTCCCGTGGCGGAAGCCGGAGTTCACCGGCATGATGCTCGCCGGGCTGATGTTCGCGGCCGGCGGCTTCTCCGGGATGGTCAACGCGGGGATGAACATCAACTACCTCATCCACAACACGCTGTGGGTGCCCGGGCACTTCCACCTCACCGTCGGGACCGCGGTGGCGCTGACGATGATGGCCGGAATCTACTGGCTCTGGCCGCAGATCAGCAACAAGCCGATCTACAGCAGTCAGATCGGGCTGTTCCAGGTCGTGCTCTGGTTCATCGGCATGGCGCTGATGTCGAACGCGATGCACGCGCAGGGCCTGCTCGGCGTGCCGCGGCGGACCGCCGAACCGGAGTACTCCGGCTTCGACTACCCGACGATGTTCGGCGGCTTCGAGGAGCTGAACATCCAGATCGCGATCGGCGGGACGCTGCTTTTCGTCTCGACGATCCTGTTCCTCGGGAACCTCGCGTTGACGATGGGGAACCCGAAGGTCGCCGGGCTCGCGGAGCCGCTTCCGAGCCCGGTCTCCGGCGCGGAGGACGCCCCGCAGGTGCTCGATAACCTCCGCCTGTGGGTGAGCATCGCGCTCGTCCTCGTCGTCCTCGCGTACGCACTCCCGATCGCGGCGATCATCAGCCGCGGCGGGCTGCTCGGACCGGGCGTCGGTACCTATCCGGTGTGGCTCGCGCCGCTGCTCGACGCGCTCGCGAACGCGGCGGCGACGCTGCTCGGGGGCATCGCCGACACGTCGGCCTCGCTCGCCGAGGTGGTCGGATGA